The proteins below come from a single Mucilaginibacter mali genomic window:
- a CDS encoding GAF domain-containing sensor histidine kinase, with amino-acid sequence MTTPTFVPPVPANEMDRLVALSDLDLDYTDLQDQFKDLTKLAAKIAGTDMSVINLIDLYNQWSVSHFNIDGGQTPREDTVCQFTIMNDHPFEVSDLRADDRFKDKAYVTDSPNMRYYYGLPLQMGNGNNIGALCVLDTGIKEITPEKTEMLKIIADEIVNRLKALKAIDSLKHRLDAATESQKRVAHDIRGPIGGIIGLARIISEQGDENTLDEVLEFINLIQKSGDSLLELADEILSADKPKKEAKLGADEFNQLVLKDKLEKLYMPQAVNKSINFAVTTNPETGVVPFSKNKLLQIIGNLVSNSMKFTPANGSITVRLSLRVREFSNELHMVVEDTGVGMDEAKIQQIMTGQGKTTDGTDGEQGYGFGLTLVKHLVDTLKGHMYITSKPGMGTSFEIVLPQDKHR; translated from the coding sequence ATGACTACCCCAACTTTTGTTCCGCCGGTACCCGCTAACGAAATGGACAGGCTGGTCGCCCTGAGCGATCTTGACCTGGATTATACCGACTTGCAGGACCAGTTTAAAGATCTGACCAAACTGGCCGCCAAAATTGCCGGTACCGATATGTCGGTCATCAACCTTATTGATCTTTATAACCAGTGGAGCGTATCGCACTTTAATATTGACGGCGGCCAAACCCCGCGAGAGGATACCGTTTGCCAGTTTACCATTATGAACGACCATCCGTTTGAGGTGAGCGATTTGCGGGCAGACGACCGTTTTAAAGATAAAGCCTACGTAACTGATTCGCCAAACATGCGCTACTACTACGGCCTGCCGCTGCAAATGGGCAATGGCAATAATATAGGCGCGCTTTGTGTACTGGATACCGGGATAAAAGAAATTACGCCCGAAAAAACGGAAATGCTGAAGATCATTGCCGACGAGATCGTTAACCGCCTGAAGGCGTTGAAAGCTATCGATTCGCTGAAGCACAGGCTGGACGCCGCTACCGAATCGCAAAAGCGGGTGGCGCATGATATCCGTGGGCCGATAGGAGGCATTATTGGCCTGGCACGGATTATCAGCGAACAGGGCGATGAAAACACGCTTGATGAGGTGCTTGAATTTATCAACCTGATACAAAAAAGCGGCGACTCGCTGCTGGAACTGGCCGACGAGATACTAAGTGCCGATAAACCCAAAAAAGAAGCAAAACTGGGTGCCGATGAGTTTAACCAATTGGTTTTAAAGGATAAGTTGGAAAAGCTTTACATGCCGCAGGCAGTTAATAAGAGTATCAACTTCGCTGTGACCACCAACCCCGAAACCGGGGTAGTGCCATTCTCAAAAAATAAATTGCTGCAAATTATTGGCAACCTGGTATCAAACTCTATGAAGTTTACTCCGGCCAATGGCAGCATAACGGTACGGTTATCGCTACGGGTACGCGAGTTTAGCAACGAATTGCATATGGTAGTTGAGGATACGGGCGTAGGTATGGATGAGGCCAAGATACAGCAGATAATGACCGGGCAAGGCAAAACTACCGACGGCACCGATGGCGAACAGGGCTACGGCTTTGGCCTGACACTGGTAAAGCATTTGGTTGATACGCTGAAAGGCCACATGTATATCACGTCGAAACCCGGCATGGGGACTTCGTTCGAGATCGTACTGCCGCAGGATAAGCATAGATAA
- a CDS encoding zinc-dependent metalloprotease, which translates to MKKTLLFICAALSASALTYAQNRPGEGRANPGGPATTIAAVTQNLKKFDGYFNFYYDEKSGKIYLEIDKFDKEFLYFSSLVDGVGNGGAERGQASSVITKFVKVGPKIFLVEPVTNYRAVNGNPDEVKAVEHNFAKSVLFGFTPAAIEGDKVLVDFTSFVVRDVMHVGDDMGSGAANPGAAAVRGARTSGGGGYRLDDARSAVYMDNTKNFPKNTEFEAMLTFAGPSRGRLAPDPGSVTLNEHQAFIELPEPGYKMRKFDARSGFFNFQYLDFAAPMSEPLTKKFIERHRLIKKDPSAAVSEPVEPIVYYIDRGAQPIVKKALIEGGAWWNQAFEAAGFKNAFLVKELPEGADPMDIRYNVVNWVTRSGTPTRAFSYGASYIDPRTGEIIKGVVTLGSDRHRQDYLIAEGLLQPYIDGKPVSRQMEEMALARIRQLSAHEIGHTLGLTHNFAASPKDRASVMDYPYPRFNMKTDGTIDLSDAYAKGIGSWDKRAIIWGYSDFPKNVDENAALDKIMKETLAQGFKYIPDIGGNAHPMANQWEDGVNPIDQLNKLMTIRRKVLDNFSEKAIREGAPMATLEEVLVPMYLLHRYQLEAVAKSIGGLYFTHAVKNDGQEPTKMVEPAEQWRAFDAMMATITPDALALPEALIQKIPPRPSGFPGSVETFSGHTGPTFDPIAAAETAAETTIAYMLSNERAARLIEYNARDSKQPGLMAVLDKMIDQTWKATLPTGYKGQLQILVNNLVLKHLLMLAADARTGENVRGEALLKVHELKDWMTGKLPAAETKQKAALYFGLSEIEEFERNPDKFQPEPALEMPPGAPIGMPGMMDFEVMRQ; encoded by the coding sequence ATGAAAAAAACTTTACTCTTTATTTGCGCCGCGCTTTCTGCATCCGCACTTACCTATGCCCAAAACCGGCCGGGCGAAGGCAGAGCTAACCCGGGCGGCCCCGCTACCACCATTGCCGCTGTAACCCAAAACCTGAAAAAGTTTGACGGCTATTTTAACTTTTACTACGATGAAAAGAGCGGCAAGATCTACCTGGAGATAGATAAGTTTGATAAGGAATTCCTGTACTTCAGTTCGCTGGTGGATGGTGTGGGCAATGGCGGTGCCGAGCGCGGGCAGGCTTCATCGGTAATTACCAAGTTTGTAAAAGTTGGCCCGAAGATATTTTTGGTGGAGCCGGTGACCAATTACCGCGCTGTAAACGGCAACCCCGACGAGGTGAAGGCCGTGGAGCATAACTTTGCCAAGTCGGTTTTGTTTGGCTTTACCCCTGCAGCTATTGAGGGCGATAAAGTACTGGTTGATTTTACCTCCTTTGTAGTACGCGATGTGATGCACGTAGGCGACGATATGGGTTCGGGGGCGGCTAACCCCGGCGCAGCGGCTGTGCGTGGCGCCCGTACGAGTGGTGGCGGCGGCTACCGTTTGGATGATGCCCGTTCAGCCGTTTATATGGATAACACCAAAAACTTTCCTAAAAACACCGAATTTGAGGCGATGCTTACATTTGCCGGCCCAAGTCGTGGCCGTTTGGCGCCTGATCCCGGTTCGGTTACGCTGAACGAACACCAGGCCTTTATCGAACTGCCTGAACCGGGTTATAAGATGCGCAAGTTTGATGCCCGCTCGGGTTTCTTCAACTTCCAGTACCTGGATTTTGCCGCGCCCATGAGCGAACCGCTGACCAAAAAATTTATCGAGCGCCATCGCCTCATTAAAAAAGATCCGTCGGCCGCCGTTAGCGAACCGGTTGAACCTATTGTATACTACATCGACCGTGGCGCGCAACCCATCGTTAAAAAAGCCCTGATAGAAGGCGGTGCCTGGTGGAACCAGGCCTTTGAAGCGGCCGGCTTTAAAAACGCGTTCCTTGTTAAAGAACTTCCGGAAGGTGCTGACCCAATGGATATCCGCTATAACGTGGTAAACTGGGTTACCCGTTCGGGCACGCCTACCCGCGCGTTCTCTTACGGAGCATCGTACATTGACCCGCGCACCGGCGAGATCATCAAGGGCGTGGTAACCTTGGGTTCCGACCGTCATCGCCAGGATTACCTGATAGCTGAGGGTTTACTACAGCCTTATATTGACGGCAAACCGGTGAGCAGGCAAATGGAGGAAATGGCGCTGGCCCGTATCCGCCAGTTATCGGCGCACGAAATTGGGCATACGCTGGGCTTAACACACAACTTCGCGGCCAGCCCTAAAGACCGCGCATCGGTAATGGATTATCCCTACCCGCGTTTTAATATGAAAACCGATGGTACCATCGACCTAAGCGATGCCTACGCAAAAGGCATTGGCAGCTGGGATAAACGGGCCATTATTTGGGGGTATTCCGACTTCCCTAAAAATGTGGATGAGAACGCCGCGCTGGACAAGATCATGAAGGAAACCCTGGCTCAGGGCTTTAAATATATCCCGGATATCGGCGGCAACGCGCACCCTATGGCTAACCAATGGGAAGACGGCGTTAACCCTATCGACCAGTTAAATAAGCTGATGACCATCCGCCGCAAGGTACTGGATAATTTCTCGGAAAAAGCTATCCGCGAAGGTGCGCCCATGGCCACACTTGAAGAGGTTTTGGTGCCGATGTACCTGCTGCACCGCTATCAACTGGAAGCTGTGGCAAAATCTATCGGCGGCTTATATTTTACCCATGCGGTAAAGAATGATGGCCAGGAGCCAACAAAGATGGTAGAACCCGCCGAGCAATGGCGTGCTTTTGATGCCATGATGGCCACCATTACCCCCGATGCGCTGGCCCTGCCCGAAGCATTGATTCAAAAGATCCCGCCGCGCCCATCAGGCTTCCCGGGTAGCGTAGAAACATTTAGCGGGCATACCGGGCCAACGTTTGATCCGATTGCTGCCGCTGAAACCGCTGCCGAAACCACCATTGCCTACATGCTCAGCAACGAACGCGCCGCCCGTTTAATTGAATACAACGCCCGCGACAGCAAGCAACCCGGCTTAATGGCCGTGTTGGATAAAATGATAGACCAAACCTGGAAGGCCACTTTGCCAACCGGCTATAAAGGCCAACTGCAAATATTGGTTAACAACCTGGTGCTAAAGCATCTGCTGATGCTGGCTGCTGATGCCCGCACAGGAGAGAACGTGCGCGGCGAGGCCCTGCTAAAAGTGCACGAACTAAAAGATTGGATGACCGGCAAGTTGCCCGCAGCCGAGACTAAACAAAAGGCAGCCCTTTACTTCGGCCTGTCGGAAATTGAGGAGTTTGAACGCAACCCGGATAAATTTCAACCGGAACCGGCACTGGAGATGCCACCGGGTGCGCCTATCGGCATGCCGGGGATGATGGATTTTGAGGTAATGAGGCAATAA
- a CDS encoding YtxH domain-containing protein yields MKDQTKIIAALLVGAAAGAAIGLLFTTDKGEEIRGEVADYINDLVEKSKEKAQQTAGNLRGYGNDIADRAKSRINGMVGNLSDYRDQVRDSIKATAGDYTDRATEFGEDLLSNAKSKIKNVVNDVNNNVQGV; encoded by the coding sequence ATGAAAGATCAAACTAAAATTATCGCGGCGCTTTTAGTGGGTGCTGCGGCTGGTGCCGCCATAGGTTTATTATTTACCACCGATAAAGGCGAAGAAATACGCGGCGAAGTAGCCGATTACATTAACGACCTGGTTGAAAAATCGAAAGAAAAGGCGCAGCAAACCGCTGGCAACCTGCGTGGTTATGGCAATGATATTGCAGACCGTGCCAAATCCAGAATTAATGGTATGGTAGGTAACCTGTCTGATTACCGCGACCAGGTGCGCGATTCGATAAAAGCTACGGCAGGCGATTATACCGACCGCGCTACCGAGTTTGGTGAAGATTTGCTGAGCAACGCCAAATCGAAAATTAAGAACGTGGTAAACGATGTAAATAACAACGTGCAGGGCGTATAA
- a CDS encoding dienelactone hydrolase family protein → MKKLILLLLLPAVALCQNKKPEDFGYRHLQMVYKDLPVDILIQSKKGDEKKRKPILLFVQGSLPIPLIILDKADKPYFVFVFKPDSLLNQYHLAIIGKPGVPVICHDSLLTKDYCYNDLATGLFPHVYQQHNYINYYAERDAAVLKFLRKLDIADPKQKIVIAGHSEGATVAAKLALISTDVSKLIYGSENPFGRIMTEIEQQRELDPMGIKTEAIFKDWQSIVNKPNDLSKKKGDTNKATYQSSIPPIEYLQQLKIPVLVVYGTKDHSGKYNDLLRIEMIRIHKTNFTFKCYAGLDHNYFPTKPGGGADTEVFNWDKVVLDWQAWLNGKTELHALQ, encoded by the coding sequence ATGAAAAAACTGATCCTGTTGCTATTGCTTCCGGCAGTGGCGCTATGTCAAAACAAAAAACCTGAGGATTTTGGCTATCGCCACCTGCAGATGGTTTATAAAGACTTGCCGGTGGATATCCTTATCCAATCGAAAAAAGGCGACGAAAAAAAGCGGAAGCCTATTCTGCTGTTTGTGCAGGGATCGTTGCCTATTCCATTGATCATATTAGACAAAGCCGATAAGCCTTACTTTGTATTTGTTTTTAAGCCCGATAGTTTACTCAATCAATATCACCTGGCTATTATCGGTAAGCCGGGCGTGCCGGTAATTTGTCATGATAGCTTACTGACTAAAGATTATTGCTATAACGATCTCGCTACGGGCCTCTTTCCGCACGTTTATCAGCAGCATAATTATATTAACTACTATGCCGAGCGCGACGCGGCGGTGCTGAAGTTTTTGCGCAAGCTGGATATTGCCGATCCGAAGCAGAAGATCGTTATCGCCGGGCATTCCGAAGGTGCTACTGTTGCTGCCAAACTAGCCTTAATATCAACAGATGTAAGCAAACTGATCTATGGTTCGGAAAACCCCTTCGGGCGCATTATGACCGAGATAGAGCAGCAGCGCGAACTTGACCCCATGGGCATTAAAACCGAAGCTATTTTTAAAGACTGGCAAAGTATAGTAAACAAGCCAAACGACCTAAGCAAAAAGAAGGGTGATACCAATAAGGCCACTTACCAATCATCTATTCCACCCATCGAGTATCTACAGCAACTAAAGATCCCTGTGCTGGTAGTTTATGGCACCAAAGATCACTCGGGCAAGTATAACGACCTGTTGCGGATAGAGATGATCCGCATACATAAAACCAATTTTACCTTTAAATGCTATGCCGGGCTTGATCATAATTACTTCCCCACAAAACCCGGCGGCGGGGCCGATACTGAGGTGTTTAACTGGGATAAGGTGGTGCTGGACTGGCAGGCGTGGTTAAACGGTAAAACAGAGTTGCATGCATTGCAATAA
- a CDS encoding cold-shock protein, whose translation MNEGTVKFFNVTKGFGFITPNGGGQDVFVHSTGLIDEIRENDKVNYEVENGRKGVNAVNVKVI comes from the coding sequence ATGAACGAAGGAACAGTAAAATTTTTCAATGTAACAAAAGGTTTCGGCTTTATCACCCCTAATGGCGGTGGCCAGGACGTGTTTGTACATTCGACAGGCCTTATCGACGAAATCCGTGAAAACGACAAAGTTAACTATGAAGTTGAGAACGGACGTAAAGGCGTAAACGCAGTAAATGTAAAAGTTATCTAA
- a CDS encoding TonB-dependent receptor has translation MKLFTSNLKIVVLLFALFPLTALAQLNGSYILSGKINDDKGQPLIGATVSIKGTTTGTATDTTGKFSLTTSLKLPYTLIFKAVGYQPQEFLINKTGTALNIQLSAQSLLINEVVVTASRKEEKLLKSPVAIEKLDIRALKQSPGPSFYDALENVKGVQMTTTSLTLKVPNTRGFNSPNNFRFMQLTDGVDMQSATLGVPLGNAIGPTELDIASIEITPGAAAALYGTNALNGLSNLITKDPFKYQGLSFYHRTGVNHVDGIGIKPSVLTEDALRYAKAYNDKFAFKLNFSYLQGQDWQSNTRNDQNPGNLKTANPAYPELYGSNAAYDGWNKYGDDALAGSNTVVIKGITVDGIARPNLTVARTGYNEVDLVDPKVSNLKFDGTFAYKLNPTTTLSYTYRFGRMDGVFQRGNKIALNGATVQNHKIELKGKDFLVRAYESIENTGDSYNVKPLADNLDLNHASNSAWGTLYKNALTAYGTSHGGLTAANFADANNAARAAADAGRVEPGTAAFNDLKKTIIGINNWDIKSSLIPNAPVTGGAALVQKSHLYNAEAQWDLADKVKIFDLLVGGDARIYQIIPDGNNFVDFSRPIADRNTPLADGSFGKDVYYKKFGGFAQVTKTLFDNKLKLFGSIRGDYNPYYDPKFTPRLAAVYSPVENHNFRFTFQNGYRFPALFEALSYVNNGRVKRVGSLPFINDGLGYLGNSYTQSSVAAFNAAVNAAPGAASGTDATALANRNILQVADLPKARPEQITSFEVGYKGILLDNKVFVDIDAYANRYNGFLGQVQVFVPNGTTVGTDAAVLAMLDINRDPTTATANNAGSQGQSRYRVYTNAKNIYNNYGSSAGISYNFYKRYTISGNASFNKMEAQSASDIFVTGFNTPKWSGNVSFGNREIAKNVGFNIVYKWQQAYLWESPLVTGTVPSINTVDAQVTFKVPVYNATFKIGGTDLFNKRYIQYAGGPTIEAMYYASVTLDGLLTP, from the coding sequence ATGAAACTCTTTACAAGCAATTTAAAAATTGTTGTGCTTCTTTTTGCCCTTTTTCCGCTCACCGCACTTGCACAACTTAACGGATCGTATATCCTGAGCGGTAAAATAAACGACGATAAAGGCCAGCCGCTTATTGGCGCTACCGTCAGCATAAAAGGCACAACAACCGGCACCGCTACCGATACTACGGGCAAATTCAGTTTAACAACCAGTCTTAAGCTCCCTTATACGCTGATATTTAAAGCCGTTGGCTATCAGCCGCAAGAGTTTTTGATCAATAAAACCGGGACAGCGTTAAATATCCAGTTAAGTGCACAATCACTACTCATTAACGAAGTGGTGGTTACCGCATCCCGCAAGGAAGAAAAACTGCTTAAATCGCCGGTGGCTATCGAGAAATTGGATATCCGCGCGCTTAAACAATCGCCCGGGCCCAGTTTTTACGATGCACTGGAGAACGTTAAAGGCGTTCAGATGACCACTACCAGTTTAACGCTTAAAGTACCCAATACCCGCGGTTTTAACAGTCCTAATAACTTTCGTTTTATGCAGCTGACGGATGGAGTGGATATGCAGTCGGCCACTTTGGGTGTACCATTAGGTAATGCAATTGGCCCAACCGAGCTGGATATTGCCAGTATCGAGATCACTCCCGGCGCTGCGGCGGCCTTGTATGGTACCAACGCGCTAAATGGCTTATCAAACCTGATCACTAAAGATCCCTTTAAATACCAGGGCCTTAGTTTTTATCATCGCACCGGCGTTAATCATGTGGATGGTATCGGTATAAAACCAAGTGTACTAACTGAGGATGCATTGCGATACGCCAAAGCTTATAACGACAAATTTGCCTTTAAATTGAACTTCAGTTATCTGCAGGGGCAGGACTGGCAATCGAACACGCGGAACGACCAAAACCCCGGCAACCTGAAAACCGCTAACCCCGCCTACCCAGAATTATATGGCAGCAATGCCGCTTACGATGGCTGGAATAAATATGGCGATGACGCTTTGGCCGGCAGTAATACCGTAGTGATAAAAGGCATCACCGTTGATGGCATTGCCCGCCCTAACCTAACAGTTGCCCGTACTGGCTATAACGAGGTGGACCTGGTTGATCCCAAAGTATCAAACCTGAAGTTTGACGGTACATTTGCCTACAAATTAAATCCAACCACTACGCTATCCTACACCTATCGCTTTGGCCGTATGGATGGCGTTTTTCAGCGTGGTAACAAAATAGCATTGAACGGCGCGACAGTTCAAAACCATAAAATAGAACTTAAAGGCAAAGACTTTTTAGTACGCGCTTACGAATCGATAGAGAACACCGGCGACAGCTACAACGTAAAGCCGCTGGCCGATAATCTCGATCTGAACCATGCCAGCAACTCTGCCTGGGGAACTTTATATAAGAATGCGCTTACCGCTTACGGTACAAGCCACGGCGGCCTGACCGCAGCCAACTTTGCCGACGCGAACAATGCCGCTCGTGCCGCGGCAGATGCCGGCCGGGTTGAACCGGGCACCGCAGCCTTTAACGACTTGAAGAAGACCATCATCGGTATCAATAATTGGGATATTAAATCCAGCCTGATACCAAACGCGCCGGTTACGGGTGGTGCGGCACTGGTGCAAAAAAGCCATCTGTATAATGCAGAGGCACAATGGGACTTAGCCGATAAGGTAAAGATCTTCGACTTATTGGTGGGTGGCGATGCACGTATTTACCAGATCATCCCCGATGGCAATAACTTTGTGGATTTCAGCCGCCCTATTGCCGACCGCAACACCCCACTGGCCGATGGCAGTTTTGGCAAAGATGTTTATTACAAAAAATTCGGCGGCTTTGCTCAGGTTACCAAAACCTTGTTCGATAACAAGCTGAAGCTGTTTGGTTCTATCCGTGGTGATTATAATCCATATTACGATCCGAAATTCACGCCGCGTTTGGCAGCCGTTTATTCGCCGGTTGAGAATCATAACTTCAGGTTTACCTTTCAGAATGGTTACCGTTTCCCGGCATTATTCGAGGCCTTATCTTACGTAAATAATGGTCGTGTAAAGCGTGTGGGTAGTCTTCCATTTATTAATGATGGATTGGGTTATTTGGGTAATAGCTACACCCAATCATCAGTAGCGGCATTTAACGCTGCTGTAAACGCCGCCCCGGGTGCGGCCAGCGGTACTGATGCAACTGCTTTAGCCAACCGGAATATTCTGCAGGTAGCCGATCTGCCAAAGGCAAGGCCAGAGCAGATCACCTCGTTCGAAGTAGGTTATAAAGGCATCCTGTTAGATAACAAAGTGTTTGTAGATATTGATGCTTACGCTAACCGTTACAATGGTTTCTTAGGGCAAGTGCAAGTATTTGTACCTAATGGAACTACTGTAGGCACCGATGCCGCCGTACTGGCCATGCTGGATATCAACCGCGACCCTACTACCGCCACTGCCAATAATGCCGGCAGCCAGGGCCAAAGCCGTTACCGGGTATATACCAATGCTAAAAACATCTATAATAACTACGGTTCATCGGCCGGTATTAGCTATAATTTCTACAAGCGCTACACCATATCGGGCAATGCCAGCTTTAATAAAATGGAGGCGCAATCGGCATCGGATATTTTTGTAACCGGCTTTAATACGCCAAAATGGTCGGGCAACGTATCCTTCGGTAACCGCGAGATCGCAAAAAATGTGGGCTTTAACATCGTATATAAATGGCAGCAGGCCTATTTATGGGAAAGCCCTTTGGTAACCGGGACTGTGCCATCCATCAACACGGTGGATGCCCAGGTTACCTTTAAAGTGCCGGTATACAACGCCACCTTTAAAATCGGCGGCACCGATCTGTTCAACAAGCGCTATATCCAATACGCCGGCGGGCCAACCATCGAGGCTATGTATTATGCTTCGGTAACGCTGGATGGGTTGTTAACCCCCTAA
- a CDS encoding threonine aldolase family protein, translating to MITVDLRSDTVTKPTPGMFEAMMNAKVGDDVFGEDETVNALEAKAAKMFGMKAGIFCPSGTMTNQIAIKCFTQPLDELIADQTAHVYRYEGGGIAFNSGVSTRLLDGNRGRITAEMIAPEINAENIHFPHTSLVVLENTVNKGGGSCYTLNDIAPIADLCKSKSLKLHLDGARIFNALANTGDKALDYGKYFDGISVCLSKGLGAPVGSVLLADVATIKYARRIRKVFGGGMRQAGFLAAAGIYALDNHVERLKIDHAHAGILAEELSKCAWVTNVLPADTNIVLFDTKEPADVIVNKLGEKGIICLPTGPNRIRFVLHLDVHPEQVEYTVGVLKGL from the coding sequence ATGATAACTGTTGATCTGCGCAGCGATACCGTTACCAAGCCTACCCCGGGCATGTTTGAAGCAATGATGAACGCCAAAGTTGGCGATGATGTTTTTGGCGAAGACGAAACCGTAAACGCACTTGAAGCCAAAGCCGCCAAAATGTTCGGCATGAAAGCCGGGATCTTTTGCCCGTCGGGCACCATGACCAACCAGATAGCCATTAAATGCTTCACCCAACCGCTTGATGAACTGATAGCCGACCAAACCGCGCACGTGTACCGTTACGAGGGTGGGGGTATCGCCTTTAACTCTGGCGTATCAACCCGTTTACTGGATGGCAACCGTGGCCGCATCACTGCCGAAATGATCGCGCCCGAGATAAATGCCGAAAATATCCATTTCCCGCATACCAGTTTGGTCGTGCTGGAAAATACGGTAAATAAAGGCGGCGGCAGTTGCTATACCCTAAATGATATTGCCCCCATAGCCGATCTGTGCAAAAGCAAAAGTTTAAAGCTGCACCTGGATGGCGCCCGCATATTTAACGCATTGGCTAACACAGGTGATAAAGCGCTTGATTACGGTAAATATTTCGACGGGATATCTGTTTGTTTATCAAAGGGTTTGGGCGCTCCGGTTGGATCGGTACTTCTGGCCGATGTGGCTACTATTAAATACGCCCGCCGTATCCGTAAAGTGTTTGGCGGTGGCATGCGCCAGGCAGGCTTTTTAGCCGCAGCCGGTATCTACGCGCTGGATAACCATGTGGAGCGCCTAAAGATAGATCATGCTCATGCCGGTATTTTAGCTGAAGAACTAAGCAAATGTGCCTGGGTTACCAACGTATTGCCTGCTGATACCAATATCGTACTGTTCGATACCAAAGAACCGGCTGATGTTATCGTAAATAAATTAGGGGAGAAGGGCATCATTTGCCTGCCTACCGGGCCAAATCGTATCCGATTTGTACTGCACCTGGATGTGCACCCGGAGCAGGTGGAGTATACGGTTGGGGTGTTGAAAGGGCTTTAA
- a CDS encoding glycosyltransferase family 87 protein — protein MYNNYVIFKQVYFHTVAQTDLYKLYPGEYYDSNHYGPVFSMFVAPFALMSDGWGLLFWSLLNAVLLLWAVDTLPLSNKVKMLILLCSSIEFANSVHNIQFNPIITAFIIFSFRLVRKGKDEWATLFIVLGALIKLYPIIGLAFFMFSKNKGKFIGYTVFWFAFFLVLPAVISSPHFVVQSYTDWYHSLLDKNHQNIGFGAAQDISFMGVCRRMVGNPYLPNTPFLLFGAVVFGLPLLRFSQFTALKFRLRVLASALLTVVLFSTGSEHPTYVIAVTGAMLWMFLQDKPFTTRNIIILVLLLVITGLGLTDAFPKYLREEIVSNYVLKAWPCIIVWFILSYELMFKDFTAKEGIRPDQPQYYKLLDKKPDGKLATA, from the coding sequence ATGTATAACAACTATGTTATATTTAAGCAGGTATATTTTCATACCGTAGCCCAAACCGACCTCTATAAATTATATCCCGGCGAATATTACGACTCTAACCATTACGGCCCTGTTTTTAGCATGTTTGTTGCGCCATTTGCATTAATGAGCGATGGGTGGGGACTCTTATTCTGGAGTTTACTCAATGCCGTGTTGCTGCTTTGGGCTGTAGACACCTTGCCTTTATCAAATAAAGTGAAAATGCTTATCCTGCTGTGTAGTAGTATAGAGTTTGCTAATTCGGTACATAATATACAGTTTAACCCAATTATCACAGCTTTTATTATTTTTAGTTTCAGGCTGGTTCGTAAGGGGAAGGATGAATGGGCTACCTTGTTTATTGTATTAGGTGCGCTGATCAAACTATATCCCATAATAGGCCTGGCATTTTTCATGTTCTCTAAAAACAAGGGCAAATTTATTGGCTATACCGTATTTTGGTTCGCGTTTTTCCTGGTGTTGCCGGCGGTAATATCAAGCCCGCACTTTGTAGTGCAGTCTTATACCGATTGGTACCATTCGCTGTTGGATAAAAATCATCAGAATATAGGTTTTGGCGCCGCGCAGGATATTTCGTTCATGGGGGTTTGTCGCCGTATGGTAGGCAACCCTTACCTGCCAAATACGCCATTCCTGCTGTTTGGCGCCGTGGTATTTGGGCTACCGCTGCTAAGGTTCAGTCAATTCACTGCGCTTAAATTCCGTTTGAGAGTGTTGGCTTCAGCATTACTTACGGTAGTATTGTTTAGCACAGGTTCCGAGCATCCTACTTATGTTATCGCTGTTACCGGCGCTATGTTGTGGATGTTTTTGCAGGATAAGCCGTTTACCACCCGCAATATCATTATTCTGGTATTATTACTGGTGATCACCGGGCTTGGCCTTACCGATGCTTTCCCTAAATATCTGCGCGAAGAAATTGTAAGTAACTACGTGTTGAAAGCCTGGCCATGCATCATCGTATGGTTTATTTTATCATACGAACTGATGTTTAAAGACTTTACCGCTAAGGAAGGCATCAGACCAGACCAGCCCCAATACTATAAATTGCTGGATAAAAAGCCGGACGGTAAATTAGCGACCGCGTAG